GCGCTTCGTGCCCATCCGCCTGCTGCCCATCATGCTGCACGAGATCTGGTGCGTGCTGGTGCTGGCCGCCGTGGCCTTTGCCTGCCGCGAGCTCACCCTCATGCTGGGCCTGGGCGGCATCGACTCCCTGCTGCGCTTCCTGGTCTCCGGCGTCGTCTACACCCTGGCCGCCGCGCTCACGGCCCTGCTCATCCCCCAGCTGCTGGGCATGAGCCGCGCCGAGATGCGCGAAAAGATCCAGAAGCTGCGTGCCCGCCTGGGACGCTGAGGCTGCGGCAGCGGGAAGGAACGGGCCGCATCCCTCCTTCGCCCCGCGCTCCCCCCTCCTCGCCCACACCGTCCCTGTCACGGGAACAGGGCTGGGCGCAGGAGACCTTCCCGGACACAGGCCCCCGGGAACGGCGGGCGCAGGCCGCTCCTGTGAGGGAGGGGTGCCGGGCCCCGTCACCCGGGAGGGCAGGCCGGGCATGGGCACGGGAGCCGCCCCGGCAAGGCTCCTGGCAGGGACGGCGCAGGGAAAATCCTCCGGCGGGGGAGCTGCCCCCTTGCAATATTTCCGTCCCGGGACTAGTTTTTTGCTTCCGGCTGGGGGAGCCTGCGGGCTGAGAAAGGGTGCAAGGACCCTGACCCCTAGGATCGCCGTGCGATCCTGTACCTGATGCAGATAGTGCTGTCGAAGGGAAGCTGGCAACGTGCGCTTTTTGTGCGCCCAACGTGCCCGTTTCGCCCTCTTGCAAGGTGGACGGGTTTTTTTGTGGAGGCAGTATGCAACTCACCATCAATGGCGAAGCCTGTACCTGTGCCGAAGGCCTGACCGTGGCGGCCCTGCTGCGGGAGCGGGAACACGATGCCACCGCCGTGGTCGTGGAACACAACGGCCGGATCGTGCCCGCCGCGGACTTCGCGGCCACCGCCCTGAACGAAGGCGACGTGCTGGAGATCGTGCAGTTCGTGGGCGGCGGTTAGCCGCCGGCGCGACGACGTTTTTTCTTCCCCTGCGCCTGTGCGCACCGCGCGGCCCGGTCGGCCGCAGGA
This is a stretch of genomic DNA from Desulfovibrio piger. It encodes these proteins:
- the thiS gene encoding sulfur carrier protein ThiS, giving the protein MQLTINGEACTCAEGLTVAALLREREHDATAVVVEHNGRIVPAADFAATALNEGDVLEIVQFVGGG